A part of Oncorhynchus masou masou isolate Uvic2021 chromosome 21, UVic_Omas_1.1, whole genome shotgun sequence genomic DNA contains:
- the LOC135507449 gene encoding forkhead box protein I1c-like: MNSIDPSVHHTSSPTASSLQPQPKSTQEPPEMAVYCDNFSMYHQPGLQSAQRPSGYGLGDYASSLWLNGPPVNSPTPYLHGNNTASFMPPSYGTQRQFLTNSPGFGGPDLGWLSIASQEELLKLVRPPYSYSALIAMAIQNAHEKKLTLSQIYQYVADNFPFYKKSKAGWQNSIRHNLSLNDCFKKVPRDEDDPGKGNYWTLDPNCEKMFDNGNFRRKRKRRSDSTNSPKTEDGRAAPPIKTSDSPQLLGTASPDMEVVSEGHKSSPPPGLASGGTPCFNNFFSSMAGLGSGPLGASVPLSSGPSSRQTSSLGLVNELTNRNITALHSSTYHNHTPHTPTPGQDSHSPGVSEAGLGGHGHPADSLSPFNRGLYYNTFSGGGQAGQFNSHFYNSFSVNNILYPREGTDV; encoded by the exons ATGAACTCCATCGACCCTTCAGTACACCACACATCGTCTCCAACAGCAAGctctctccaaccccagcccaaGAGCACCCAGGAGCCGCCGGAGATGGCTGTCTACTGCGATAACTTCAGCATGTACCACCAGCCTGGACTCCAGAGCGCACAGAGACCGTCTGGATACGGCCTGGGAGATTACGCGTCATCCCTGTGGTTGAACGGCCCCCCCGTGAACTCCCCCACCCCCTACCTGCACGGAAACAACACAGCATCCTTTATGCCACCTTCCTACGGTACCCAGCGGCAGTTCCTTACCAACTCCCCCGGGTTCGGGGGTCCGGACCTGGGTTGGCTGTCCATCGCCAGTCAGGAAGAGTTGCTAAAACTGGTCCGTCCTCCATACTCTTACTCTGCGCTCATCGCCATGGCGATCCAGAACGCACACGAAAAGAAGTTGACCCTGAGTCAGATCTACCAGTATGTCGCGGATAACTTCCCGTTCTACAAGAAGAGCAAGGCGGGGTGGCAGAACTCTATCCGACACAACCTGTCACTCAACGACTGCTTTAAAAAGGTCCCCCGCGATGAGGACGACCCAG GTAAAGGGAACTACTGGACGTTGGACCCTAACTGTGAGAAGATGTTTGACAACGGGAACTTCAGGAGGAAGAGGAAGCGTCGCTCCGACTCCACTAACAGCCCCAAGACAGAGGACGGCCGAGCAGCCCCGCCCATCAAGACCTCAGACAGCCCCCAGCTCCTAGGCACCGCCTCCCCAGACATGGAGGTGGTCAGTGAGGGTCACAAGAGCTCTCCCCCCCCGGGTCTGGCATCCGGTGGCACTCCGTGTTTTAATAACTTCTTCAGCAGTATGGCTGGGCTGGGCTCTGGGCCTCTAGGGGCCtccgttcctctctcctctggtcccTCCAGCAGACAGACTAGCTCTCTGGGGCTGGTCAACGAGCTGACCAATAGGAACATTACAGCCCTCCATAGCAGCACATACCACaaccacacaccccacacccccaccccaggCCAGGACAGTCACAGCCCGGGGGTCTCAGAGGCGGGCCTCGGGGGCCACGGCCACCCAGCAGACAGCCTGTCTCCCTTCAACAGAGGACTGTACTACAACACATTCAGTGGAGGGGGGCAGGCAGGACAGTTCAACAGCCACTTCTATAACAGCTTTAGTGTCAACAATATCTTATACCCCCGAGAGGGCACAGACGTATAG